TGCGCTTCGGCAAGGATGAGACTTTCACGGTCCGTTCAACCAGAAATGGCCCGGTCCTCCCGTCTGATTTTTTTGGTGCCGACGAACTCATCGAAGAAGGTCATGTCCTAGCTCTCTCCTGGACCGCGTTTGCAAGTCCAGACCTCACAATTGAGGCAGGCCATAACATTACCAAAGCCCAGAATTTCGAAGAGTTCCGAGATGCCCTGCGCTCGTACGTGGCCCCCATGCAGAACATGGTATTCGCAAATGTCGACGGCGAAATTGGCTTTATCGCACCGGCACAAATCCCTGTGCGCAATGAAGCCCATGAAACCCAAGGCCTTATTCCGACACCAGGCTGGAAGACAGAAAACAGTTGGATCGGAACGATCCCCTTCGAGGGTCTCCCACAAACGTTCAACCCGCCGAGTGGCAAAATCGTTACCGCAAATAACAAAATTGTCTCTGATAGCTATCCCTATTCCATCACCAAACAATGGGATCTTCCCTACCGAGCCGTGCGTATTGAAGAATTGTTGGCCGCGTCCACCGATCACACGGTCGAGAGCTTCAACAAGATGTTGATGGACAATGGGTCAAGCTTCGCGGCGAAATTCTCACCAATGCTTCTCAGCTTGGCGACAGACACCGCTGAGACCGCCCCGGTGCGTGCGCGCCTTGCCACCTGGGATCACAGAATGGATGGAGACAAGGCAGAACCCATTCTCTTCCTCAGCTGGATGCGGGAGCTCACCCGTCTTGTTTATGCCGACGAGCTGCAGGAAGAATTCGCATCCCGCTGGCGGTTCCACCCCGTGTTCATGGAACAGGTCCTGACCGGTATTGAAGGTAAAGAAATATGGTGCGACAACACCACAACGCTAGACGTGGAAGAAACCTGCGTCGATCTTGTCGATGAAGCGCTGACAAAGGCCCTTACTGATGCGAAGATAAGATTTGGCGATGATGTGAACGCCTGGCGGTGGGACGAAGCGCACCCTGTTGTAAATCGCCACATTCCCGGATCATTTCTACCGCTGTTGGGGGAAGCTTTGACGATTGCCCGTCCGTCATCGGGTGGCAATCACACCATCAATCGCGGACAACATTCTATCGGGTCCAGCAATCCATTTGATAACATCCACGCAGCTGGCTACCGCGCGGTCTACGATCTCGCTGACCTTGATGCATCGCGCTACATGATTTCAACGGGCCAATCAGGCAACCCTTTTTCACCAGACTTTGATCACATGGCGACGAACTGGGCTGGAGGAGGAAGCATCACCATTGCAACAGACCGCGCCTCTATCGATGCCAAATCCCGGATGAAACTCTCACCCGCTTCCTGAGGCTTAGCGGATGGAGCCTTCACCGGCAAGACGGTAAGACTTGCAGTGTGGAGACGAATTGCGCAAACACTGTGCGTAATAGAGGCGCAAGACCGACCCATCGAGGTTCATGTCATAACAATCCTTGGTGCCATAGGAGATGATTTCTGATTGATGGCACCAGCGATTGCCTTCAATCCACCAACGGCCACTTCCGCGCTTCGAGCGGGTAGACGATCGTTCTTGGTGGTAGGTCTTATAGTGATAGTAGATCAGCTTCACGCGGCTGGTACCGTCCGCATTCAACTGGATCTCAACATTGGTTAGACGGTTGCCCCCCTGAATGTCCAGACGACCCATCTCAAGATAAAGCGTCTGACCGGTGAGCCGCGCACTGATCGCGTTTCCGGTAAGTGAATTGCCGGGACGGTTGCGGATCGTCTCTTCCAAATTACCGCCGCCGCCATAGTGATCATATCCAACAATCCCAGTCGATCCACCGGGAGTAGCAACCTCTTCTTCGCCACGCTGCTGCGTGGTCGCCGCTTCTTGTGGCTGTACATCTTCATTGCGCCGCGTTGGCAACTGATCGGTCACCTGAGGTTTGGGCTCTGGCTTCACCTCAGGTTTTGGTTCTGGCTTAGGTTCTGGCTCGGGCGTGGGCTCAGGCACCGGATCGATGTCCGCATCCGCGAAAGTCGGAGTTTGTTGATCCGACCCATCAATTTGGGCCGCAGCGTCACCATTATTGTCCAGCCCAGCAGCTAGCTGGAAGGTCAAGGAATCGCCATCGCCAGGTCCTTCTGACCCAAATATTCCCCCACCTAATATAAAATAGACCACCACAAGCAAATGAAGGCCAAGAGACCAAAGCAACACGGTTCGAAGACGTGGCGCTTCAAACCCAACCAGGTGGTCTGGTTCAGCAACACTCATTCAGATTGCTCCGTCACCAGGTTCACCTCACGCACACCGACGTTCCGTAGGCCCTCCATCAACTTAATCAACTCATGGGCAGGTGCATCCGCATCTGCCTTAATGGAGACGTCGTAGATACCTTGCTCATCCAGGAAATCACGCAGCGCATAGGCAGCAAGATCAGCGCCCATGACACGGTCGCCCAGGTAGACGAACCCATCTGCCTCGACATAAAGCACCAAATCTTCGGACGCCCGCTTATCATCCACCTGGCCCACGGGCAGATCGACTTCCACATCATCTGTTGGCTGCAACGTTCCTGCCAAAAGGAAAAAGATCAAGAGCAGGAAGACCACATTGATAAGCGGCACAACAGACTCATAAGGCCGACGCTGCGGCGGTTCATCAAATTCGATCATCGCCGCAAGCTCTCCACCCGGGACGTGCCAATAGACTGGGCACCACTATTGCGCGCGGCTTCAATTGCTGAAATTAGCGGCTGCACCGCTGAGCCATTTTCCGCCAGAATTGAAACAACAGCCTCAGGATCACCGCCGAGATTGTTGCGAATGCCCTCGCTCAATGCCTCTGACACAATCGGCTCGCCATCGAGGCGCAGACTTCCGTCTGTCAGCACCCAGACCTCAACCACATGGCGGTCCGTCTCCACCTCTTCTGGGTCTGGCGCCGGTGTCAGTACAGCAATCGATTGAGTCTGCAAAAAGGAACTCGCCAGCATAAAAAAGATCAAGAGCAGGAACACCACATCAATCAGCGGCGTTAAGCTCACGATCCTCTTTTTGTGAATTGCTTCATCAAACATGGGCAGACCGCCTTAGGCTGATTTAAGAGCAGCGATCAACCTTGAGGACGCATCACGTAGCGTGAGACGCACCAGATCCACCCTGCTCTCCAAGAGGTTAAGCGACGCAATAGCGGGAATAGCGACTGCAAGACCAACCGCTGTTGTAAGAAGCGCCACCCAGATCCCTCCGGAAAGGATCGCCGGATCAACCTTGTTACCCGCTAGCTGCAATTGCTGAAACGCGTTGATCATCCCAATCACGGTGCCCAGGAGACCAAGCAGAGGCGAGATGTTCCCGATCACTTCAAGCCACCGGAAATAGCTCTGCAGTCCGCCCAACTCATTCCCACCAACGCGGGCGATCTCTTCTGCAGCACTCCCGCCATTCTGCGCGCCTTCAACACCTGCCAACAATGTGCGCGCCACCGGCGAGCGGGTTTTGCGCAGAATAGCGGCTGCCCCATCCCTATCGCCAGATTTGACTTTATCGATAACCGCATCAATGAACGCTCGGCGGGTCAAACCTGCGCGCCAGAATTGGAACACCTTGAGTAGAATAATCGCGAGAGACAGAACTGACAGGCAGAGCAAAATGACCACTATGGGGCCACCTTTATCCACCAGAGGAATAAGCTCCCAAATGCCGCCATCAGCCGCGGCGGCGGCAGCGTCAAGCCCGCTTAGTGCGTCTGCGCCCTCTGTCGCTATGCCCTCCGTTATTGCATCAACAGCTGTGTCAACGTTGGCTTCTACATCCTCACTCACGACACTTTCCTCATCGGCCACCGGTATCACTCCCCAAATCAGCCCGATTGCATCCGAGCCGAACAATTAGTAACGTAACTTTACTAGAACACCGGAAAGGCAATTTGGTCAACCCGGATATCCGCAAACAGACAAATCAAATTAATCGGTGCATTCGCTTCGACAAAAGACCAGAATCTCTCTACCAAACGACTCTAGCGCATCGGTTAGTGGCAAAAGAGCAGAAGAACAACAAACCTAAAGAGCTAGATGGTTAATCAAGACACAGACCGCGACGAGCTAGATCCGTTCTACTTCATTGAATTGTTTTCAGAAGTGGGTGCGCTGCTTCAGCATAATTATGACAGCCGCAGCGGTCTTAGCCGAAACCAGACTCGCGTCATCGTAACACTGCTGAAGACAGATGGTCTGACACAGACCGAACTCGCCGACGCACTGGGCATACATAAAGTATCCGCTGGCATCTACATCTCAGAACTTGAAGAGATAGGCCTGGTTGAGCGCAGACCACACCCTCAAGATGGTCGGGCCAAGTGCATTTTCCTGACCTCAGTTCTCCATGAACTAAGGAGCGGTGGTGAAGACATTGTCAAGGAGATGCACAAAGGTGTTATTGAGGGAATTGAGCCTGAGGAATATCTGCAGCTCCTCAGCTATATGCGTCTCATGCGCGACAACCTGAAAAAAATGACCCCCACGCCACCGCCAGAAAGAACACCAGATTAAATGGCAAGTGCGCAATAGCCGCCGCGGTGATAAATCAGCGGTGTTTCTGCACTCGGTTGCTGAAAAGCTTTCACCCGGCCAACCATGATGATGTGATCGCCGGCATCATGACGGGCATGGACATCGCATTCAAACGTCGCCAACGCTTCTGATAGGTAAGGACACCCATTCACACCCTTATCAACTGGAATGCCATCCAGATGCGGATGTCCGGATCGCGACAACCGATTGGACAGCTCTTGCTGCGCCGCCGCGAGGATATTGATCGTAAAGCCCTCGCACTTCTCAAACGCTTCAAGCCGATCTGACCCCTTGTCGAGACACCACAAAACCAGAGGTGGATCGAGTGAGACAGAGGAAAAGGAATTGACCGTAATCCCTATAGGAGCATCGTCCCCCACCTGAGTAGTCACAATGGCAACGCCTGTGGCGAATTCCCCAAGGGCATTGCGAAACGAGCGACTATCAAGGGTATTCATCTGGTTTTCCGATGCAGTATTGATTTCTTAACAGACATTTCTGATTGGTGAAGGAAGTCACCTCAGCCCTTTTAGGCAAGCGTGAAAATTGGTGCAACCCACATTCCCGAAACCGGATTTGCATGAGGCTCGGCAATTTACCCCAATAGTTTAAGAAACGGGCCCGTGTGCCACGTTCCTTCAACACCATATTAACAATGCCTGAGCAAAATGACCCTGGAAAAGTGTTGGCCAGGATGGCTGCTACGTAATGGGCTTGTAGTGGCGCGACTGGATCACAGGTAAGGGCGGTCTCGCGATGCAGCTGATTGTAGGTTCTATAGTAGTTTGTCTCTGCGTATTTGGCGGTTATGCCGCAATGGGCGGCAAGCTTGGCGTTCTGTGGCAGCCATTTGAATTTGTCATCATTCTGGGCGCCGCGATCGGCGCCTTCATTATTGGCAATCCCAGCAGTATTCTGAAGAGCATGGGCAGCATCTTTGGCACTTTGTTCAAAGGGTCCAAATACTCCAAGGAAGCATTCCTGGAGCTGCTTGGCCTGCAATTCACGTTATTCAAGCTGGCTAAAGCAAAGGGCTCCCTCGCTCTTGAAGCCCATATCGAGGACCCACACGGGTCTGACATTTTCAACCAGTTCCCGATTTTTGCCGCCGATCACCATGCTGTGGAATTCATGTGCGACTACCTACGCATGATCACCTTGGGCACCGAGAATGCACATGAGCTCGAAGCCTTGATGGATGAAGAGCTTGAAACTCACCATCAGGAGCAAGAGCTGGCCGTCGGATCCATCCAGGCACTTGGGGATGGCACACCGGCCCTCGGAATTGTTGCCGCCGTGTTGGGTGTGATCAAAACCATGGGTTCGATCGATCAACCACCAGAAATTTTGGGTCACCTTATCGGGGGCGCGCTCGTTGGGACCTTCTTCGGAGTGTTTGTCGCCTACGGTTTCTTCACACCTATGGCGACATTCCTGAAAGCTGCCTACGAAGCGGAAAGCAAATATTTCCTC
The DNA window shown above is from Parvibaculaceae bacterium PLY_AMNH_Bact1 and carries:
- a CDS encoding biopolymer transporter ExbD (Derived by automated computational analysis using gene prediction method: Protein Homology. GO_function: GO:0022857 - transmembrane transporter activity [Evidence IEA]; GO_process: GO:0055085 - transmembrane transport [Evidence IEA]), which encodes MIEFDEPPQRRPYESVVPLINVVFLLLIFFLLAGTLQPTDDVEVDLPVGQVDDKRASEDLVLYVEADGFVYLGDRVMGADLAAYALRDFLDEQGIYDVSIKADADAPAHELIKLMEGLRNVGVREVNLVTEQSE
- a CDS encoding penicillin acylase family protein (Derived by automated computational analysis using gene prediction method: Protein Homology.), whose protein sequence is MSTALKIGKWAGIVLLAVVAVVSLLLMDRYGAARQSVDAHDGSFQLAGLTAPVEIIRDPNSVPHIFGTSEEDVAFGLGVTHAQDRLWQMELFRRVGQGRLAELLGSFALPADRYLRTLDLYGQAQATVPALAPETQTMLAAYAAGVNSYLAQRKIPLPPEFLFMAHSPEPWEPADSVVMIKLLALGLSGNATRELSRARLAEVLTTDQLAAFFPPYPGDGPVALPDLATLYADTPIREAAAAIPDIGPKGASNNWVVDGRYTASGKPLLANDPHLGMLAPSIWYLAHLAYPDRNVVGGTIAGVPSVVLGRNDHIAWGYTNTGPDTQDLYVEKLNPDNANEYLTPDGYQPFEERTEIIKVRFGKDETFTVRSTRNGPVLPSDFFGADELIEEGHVLALSWTAFASPDLTIEAGHNITKAQNFEEFRDALRSYVAPMQNMVFANVDGEIGFIAPAQIPVRNEAHETQGLIPTPGWKTENSWIGTIPFEGLPQTFNPPSGKIVTANNKIVSDSYPYSITKQWDLPYRAVRIEELLAASTDHTVESFNKMLMDNGSSFAAKFSPMLLSLATDTAETAPVRARLATWDHRMDGDKAEPILFLSWMRELTRLVYADELQEEFASRWRFHPVFMEQVLTGIEGKEIWCDNTTTLDVEETCVDLVDEALTKALTDAKIRFGDDVNAWRWDEAHPVVNRHIPGSFLPLLGEALTIARPSSGGNHTINRGQHSIGSSNPFDNIHAAGYRAVYDLADLDASRYMISTGQSGNPFSPDFDHMATNWAGGGSITIATDRASIDAKSRMKLSPAS
- a CDS encoding flavin reductase family protein (Derived by automated computational analysis using gene prediction method: Protein Homology.), producing MNTLDSRSFRNALGEFATGVAIVTTQVGDDAPIGITVNSFSSVSLDPPLVLWCLDKGSDRLEAFEKCEGFTINILAAAQQELSNRLSRSGHPHLDGIPVDKGVNGCPYLSEALATFECDVHARHDAGDHIIMVGRVKAFQQPSAETPLIYHRGGYCALAI
- a CDS encoding MarR family winged helix-turn-helix transcriptional regulator (Derived by automated computational analysis using gene prediction method: Protein Homology.), with amino-acid sequence MVNQDTDRDELDPFYFIELFSEVGALLQHNYDSRSGLSRNQTRVIVTLLKTDGLTQTELADALGIHKVSAGIYISELEEIGLVERRPHPQDGRAKCIFLTSVLHELRSGGEDIVKEMHKGVIEGIEPEEYLQLLSYMRLMRDNLKKMTPTPPPERTPD
- the motA gene encoding flagellar motor stator protein MotA (Derived by automated computational analysis using gene prediction method: Protein Homology.); the protein is MQLIVGSIVVCLCVFGGYAAMGGKLGVLWQPFEFVIILGAAIGAFIIGNPSSILKSMGSIFGTLFKGSKYSKEAFLELLGLQFTLFKLAKAKGSLALEAHIEDPHGSDIFNQFPIFAADHHAVEFMCDYLRMITLGTENAHELEALMDEELETHHQEQELAVGSIQALGDGTPALGIVAAVLGVIKTMGSIDQPPEILGHLIGGALVGTFFGVFVAYGFFTPMATFLKAAYEAESKYFLSMKAGLLAHMNGYAPAVSVEFARKAVMTPYRPTFAEVEESTGNLSIPTS
- a CDS encoding hypothetical protein (Derived by automated computational analysis using gene prediction method: GeneMarkS-2+.) → MSVAEPDHLVGFEAPRLRTVLLWSLGLHLLVVVYFILGGGIFGSEGPGDGDSLTFQLAAGLDNNGDAAAQIDGSDQQTPTFADADIDPVPEPTPEPEPKPEPKPEVKPEPKPQVTDQLPTRRNEDVQPQEAATTQQRGEEEVATPGGSTGIVGYDHYGGGGNLEETIRNRPGNSLTGNAISARLTGQTLYLEMGRLDIQGGNRLTNVEIQLNADGTSRVKLIYYHYKTYHQERSSTRSKRGSGRWWIEGNRWCHQSEIISYGTKDCYDMNLDGSVLRLYYAQCLRNSSPHCKSYRLAGEGSIR
- a CDS encoding biopolymer transporter ExbD (Derived by automated computational analysis using gene prediction method: Protein Homology.) codes for the protein MFDEAIHKKRIVSLTPLIDVVFLLLIFFMLASSFLQTQSIAVLTPAPDPEEVETDRHVVEVWVLTDGSLRLDGEPIVSEALSEGIRNNLGGDPEAVVSILAENGSAVQPLISAIEAARNSGAQSIGTSRVESLRR
- a CDS encoding MotA/TolQ/ExbB proton channel family protein (Derived by automated computational analysis using gene prediction method: Protein Homology.); translation: MSEDVEANVDTAVDAITEGIATEGADALSGLDAAAAAADGGIWELIPLVDKGGPIVVILLCLSVLSLAIILLKVFQFWRAGLTRRAFIDAVIDKVKSGDRDGAAAILRKTRSPVARTLLAGVEGAQNGGSAAEEIARVGGNELGGLQSYFRWLEVIGNISPLLGLLGTVIGMINAFQQLQLAGNKVDPAILSGGIWVALLTTAVGLAVAIPAIASLNLLESRVDLVRLTLRDASSRLIAALKSA